A region from the Leopardus geoffroyi isolate Oge1 chromosome C2, O.geoffroyi_Oge1_pat1.0, whole genome shotgun sequence genome encodes:
- the NRIP1 gene encoding nuclear receptor-interacting protein 1, producing the protein MTHGEELGSDVHQDSIVLTYLEGLLMHQAAEGSGTAVDKKSAGHNEDDQNFNISGSAFPTCQSNGPVLNTHSHQGSGMLHLKKARLLQSSEDWNAAKRKRLSDSIVNLNVKKEALLAGMVDNVPKGKQDSTLLASLLQSFSSRLQTVALSQQIRQSLKEQGYALSHDSLKVEKDLRCYGVASSHLKTLLKKSKAKDQKPDTSLPEVTKNLIRDRFPESPHRVGQSGTKVMSEPLSCAARLQAVASMVEKRASPATSPKPSVACSQLALLLSSEAHLQQYSREHALKTQNASQAASERLAAMARLQENGQKDVGSFQLSKGMSSHLNGQARTSSSKLMASKNATFQNPVGVPSSPKNAGYKNSLERNSIKQAASNSLLLHLLKSQTIPKPMNGHNHSERGSIFEDSSTPTTIDEYSDNNPSFTDDSSGDESSYSNCVPIDLSCKHRIEKPEPDQPVSLDNLTQSLLNTWDPKVPSVDLKEDQDTSKNSKLNSHQKVTLLQLLLGHKNEESVERNSSPQEVHSDVTKFGSQNYTRTSVIESPSTNRTTPVSTPPLLGSSKAESPINLSQHSLVIKWNSPPYACSSQPEKPANTASNHLMDLTKSKESQGEKPVQNEGAQNSATFSASKLLQNLAQCGMQSSAAGEEQRPSKQLLSVNTDKPVGMVDRLNSPLLSNKTNVVEENKAFSSPATGPESGLSGSEIENLLERRTVLQLLLGNPNKGKSEKKEKIPLRDESTQEHTDRALNEQILMVKIKSEPCDDLHIHNTNVHLSHDAKGAPFLGMAPPVQRSTAALPVPEDFKSEPVSPQDFSFSKNGLLSRLLRQNQESYLADDLDNSHRNSELTLLESKNLCMVPKKRKLYTEPLENPFKKMKNNVVDAANSHSASEVLYGSLLNQQELKFNKSDLEFKYPASHGSASDGEHRSWARESKSFNVLKQLLLSENCVRDLSQHRSNSVVESKKKGHKNPVTNSKPEFSISSLNGLMYSSPQPSSCMDSRTFPYPGGVKTPMSPSFPEHMGCAGSRPESGLSNGCSMTSEKGPIKWVITDADKNEYEKDCPRLTKTNPILYYMLQKGGSSVTSRETQDKDIWREPSSAESVSQVTIKEELLPAAETKASFFNLRSPYNSHMGSNASRPHSANGEVYGLLGNVLTIKKESE; encoded by the coding sequence ATGACTCATGGAGAAGAGCTTGGCTCTGATGTGCACCAGGATTCTATTGTTTTAACTTACCTAGAAGGATTACTAATGCATCAGGCAGCAGAGGGATCAGGGACTGCCGTTGACAAAAAGTCTGCTGGGCATAATGAAGACGATCAGAACTTTAACATTTCTGGCAGTGCATTTCCCACCTGTCAAAGTAATGGGCCCGTTCTCAATACACATTCACATCAGGGATCTGGCATGTTGCATCTCAAAAAAGCCAGGCTCTTGCAGTCTTCTGAGGACTGGAACGCAGCGAAGCGGAAGAGGCTGTCTGATTCCATCGTAAATTTAAACGTAAAGAAGGAAGCTTTGCTAGCTGGCATGGTTGACAATGTGCCTAAAGGCAAACAAGATAGCACATTACTGGCCTCTTTGCTTCAGTCATTCAGCTCTAGGCTGCAGACTGTTGCTCTGTCGCAACAAATTAGGCAGAGCCTCAAGGAGCAAGGATATGCCCTCAGTCATGACTCcttaaaagtggaaaaagattTAAGGTGCTACGGTGTTGCGTCAAGTCACTTAAAAACTTTGttgaagaaaagtaaagctaAAGATCAAAAGCCTGATACCAGTCTTCCTGAGGTAACTAAGAACCTCATCAGAGATCGGTTCCCAGAGTCACCGCATCGTGTTGGACAAAGTGGGACAAAGGTCATGAGCGAACCCTTGTCGTGTGCTGCAAGATTGCAGGCGGTTGCAAGCATGGTGGAAAAAAGGGCTAGTCCTGCCACTTCCCCCAAACCTAGTGTTGCTTGCAGCCAGTTAGCATTACTCCTTTCGAGTGAAGCCCATTTGCAGCAGTATTCTCGAGaacatgctttaaaaacacaaaacgcCAGTCAGGCGGCGAGTGAGAGACTTGCTGCGATGGCCAGATTGCAGGAAAATGGCCAGAAGGATGTTGGCAGTTTCCAGCTCTCAAAAGGAATGTCAAGCCATCTCAATGGTCAGGCAAGAACATCATCAAGCAAACTAATGGCTAGCAAGAATGCCACGTTTCAGAATCCGGTGGGtgttccctcttcccccaaaAATGCAGGCTATAAGAACTCACTGGAAAGAAACAGTATAAAACAAGCTGCTAGTAATAGTTTGCTTTTACATCTTCTTAAAAGCCAGACCATACCAAAGCCAATGAACGGACATAATCATAGTGAGAGAGGAAGCATTTTTGAGGATAGCAGTACACCTACAACCATTGATGAGTACTCAGATAACAATCCTAGTTTTACAGATGATAGCAGTGGCGATGAAAGTTCTTATTCCAACTGTGTTCCCATAGACTTGTCCTGCAAACATCGAATTGAGAAACCAGAACCCGACCAGCCTGTTTCTCTAGATAATTTAACTCAGTCCTTGCTAAACACTTGGGATCCCAAAGTCCCCAGTGTCGATCTCAAAGAAGATCAAGATACCTCAAAGAATTCCAAGCTAAATTCGCACCAGAAAGTAACACTTCTTCAATTGCTCCTTGGCCATAAGAATGAAGAAAGCGTCGAAAGAAACAGCAGTCCTCAGGAAGTACACAGTGACGTGACAAAGTTCGGTTCACAGAATTACACGAGGACTTCTGTAATAGAAAGCCCCAGTACAAACAGGACTACCCCAGTGAGCACTCCTCCATTACTGGGATCCTCAAAAGCAGAGTCTCCCATCAACCTTTCCCAACACTCTCTGGTCATCAAATGGAACTCCCCACCATATGCCTGCAGCTCTCAACCTGAAAAGCCAGCAAATACTGCATCTAACCACTTGATGGACCTTACGAAAAGCAAAGAATCGCAAGGAGAGAAACCAGTCCAAAACGAAGGTGCACAAAACTCTGCAACTTTCAGTGCCAGTAAACTGTTACAAAATTTAGCTCAGTGTGGAATGCAGTCTTCtgcagcaggagaggagcagagacctAGTAAGCAGCTGCTAAGTGTAAACACAGATAAACCTGTAGGCATGGTTGACAGATTAAATAGTCCTCtgctctcaaataaaacaaatgtggttGAAGAAAATAAGGCATTTAGCAGTCCAGCAACAGGTCCCGAATCAGGACTTTCTGGttctgaaatagaaaatctgcTTGAAAGGCGCACTGTCCTCCAGTTGCTCCTGGGAAACCCCAACAAAGGGAAgagtgaaaagaaagagaaaattccttTAAGAGATGAAAGCACTCAGGAACACACAGATAGAgctttaaatgaacaaatactgatggtaaaaataaaatctgagccTTGCGATGACTTACATATTCATAATACAAATGTGCACTTGAGCCACGACGCCAAGGGTGCCCCGTTCTTAGGTATGGCTCCTCCCGTGCAGAGAAGCACAGCTGCCTTACCAGTGCCCGAGGACTTTAAATCGGAGCCCGTTTCACCtcaggatttttctttctcaaagaatgGTCTGTTAAGTCGATTGCTAAGACAGAATCAAGAGAGTTACCTGGCAGATGATCTGGACAATAGTCACAGAAATAGTGAACTGACACTCCTAGAATCAAAGAATCTTTGCATGGTTCCTAAGAAAAGGAAGCTTTACACGGAGCCTTTAGAAAATCcgtttaaaaagatgaaaaataacgTAGTCGATGCTGCAAACAGTCACAGTGCTTCAGAAGTGTTGTATGGGTCCTTGCTTAACCAGCAAGAGCTGAAATTTAACAAAAGTGATCTTGAATTTAAATATCCTGCCAGCCATGGTTCAGCCAGCGATGGTGAACATAGGAGTTGGGCCAGAGAGAGCAAAAGCTTCAATGTTCTGAAACAGCTGCTTCTCTCAGAAAACTGTGTAAGAGATTTGTCCCAGCACAGGAGTAACTCTGTTGTCGAGAGtaaaaagaaaggacacaaaaatCCTGTGACCAACAGCAAGCCTGAATTcagcatttcttctttaaatggaCTGATGTACAGCTCCCCTCAGCCGAGCAGTTGCATGGATAGCAGGACATTTCCATACCCAGGGGGAGTAAAAACTCCCATGAGCCCTTCTTTTCCTGAGCACATGGGCTGTGCAGGGTCTAGACCAGAATCTGGGCTTTCGAATGGGTGTTCCATGACCAGTGAGAAGGGACCCATTAAGTGGGTTATCACAGATGCAGATAAGAATGAGTATGAAAAAGACTGTCCCAGACTGACCAAAACTAACCCAATACTGTATTACATGCTTCAGAAGGGAGGCAGTTCTGTTACCAGTCGAGAAACACAGGACAAGGACATTTGGAGGGAGCCCTCATCTGCTGAAAGCGTCTCACAGGTTACAATCAAAGAAGAGTTACTTCCTGCTGCAGAAACTAAAGCTTCTTTCTTTAATCTCAGAAGCCCTTACAATAGCCATATGGGAAGTAATGCCTCTCGCCCACACAGCGCAAATGGAGAAGTTTATGGACTTCTGGGAAACGTgctaacaataaaaaaagaatcagaataa